A genomic region of Cotesia glomerata isolate CgM1 linkage group LG9, MPM_Cglom_v2.3, whole genome shotgun sequence contains the following coding sequences:
- the LOC123272178 gene encoding uncharacterized protein LOC123272178, translating to MASLVSYVAKTTIFDEPSVKIISDSLNNTVYRYGHKFILPGSCMFNNINQYLYYVIFANQCGQMVITCFTNLGTDTMFAAITGHIYIQFDILMERMKKFGKNQDDVNVNSQELRRIVQRHQSLILSAETLEKVYNKVIFVQMFTTVSVLSVGG from the coding sequence ATGGCATCATTAGTATCATATGTTGCAAAAACGACTATTTTTGATGAACCAAGCGTGAAAATCATTTCAGATTCATTGAATAATACTGTTTATCGATACGGACATAAATTCATACTTCCTGGAAGTTGTATGTTCAACAAtatcaatcaatatttatattacgTTATTTTCGCCAACCAATGTGGACAGATGGTTATTACATGTTTTACAAATTTAGGTACTGATACAATGTTCGCAGCAATTACAGGTCACATTTATATacaatttgatattttaatggAACGTATGAAAAAGTTTGGTAAAAATCAAGATGATGTAAACGTGAATTCTCAAGAATTGAGAAGAATTGTTCAAAGACATCAAAGTTTGATTTTGTCAGCAGAAACTTTGgaaaaagtttataataaagttataTTCGTTCAAATGTTTACCACTGTATCAGTGCTCAGCGTTGGAGGTTAG